A segment of the Leptospiraceae bacterium genome:
GGTGGATGGGCGGGTCTTGCAGGTACGATTGTATTAAAACCGAGACTAGGCAGATACCAAGCCGGTGGAACTATTATTCCCATTTTAGGGCATAATATGACTATAGCCGCAATGGGAGTTTTTATCTTATGGTTGGGTTGGTTTGGTTTTAATCCTGGGAGCACTGGAGTTATTGATGGTGGATCTTTCGCAATTATCGCAATTACCACGAATATGGCAGCCGCTTCTGGTGCAATATCTGCAATGGTTTTAAGTTGGTTACTTTTTAAAAAACCGGATATTGGAATTACACTGAATGGCGGATTAGCCGGATTAGTCGCTATCACAGCATCTTGTAATAATGTAGGCATTACATCTTCCGTTATTATCGGATTAATCGGAGGATTATTGGTTGTTGGCGGAGTTTTATTGTTAGACAAAATAGGAATAGATGACCCAGTTGGAGCTGTAAGCGTTCACGGCTTTAACGGTGCATGGGGAACATTAGCAGTTGGACTTTTCGCAGATGCAAATTTTGGTGGAGGGCCAAATGGATTGTTCTTTGGCGGTGGATTCTCCTTATTAGGCATTCAAGCATTTGGCGTACTATTAGCATTTTTATGGGCATTTTTACTGAGTTTTGCTGTATTCTATTTAATTGACAAAGCATTTGGAATAAGAGTCAGTGAAGATGAAGAAATCATTGGATTAGATTTATTAGAACACGGAAATGAGGCATATCCCGATTATAAATCCTAATAGGAAAACTTTATCCCATAAGAAATAAAATTCGAACCACATGCAGGATCGGGAGGACAAAAAAGTCCAAATACTCCCGACCTGTGGTGGATTCGTAAAAATACACGTGGATTATAAGAAGTATCCCATACTCTATAATCCAATTCTACCATAACATAGTTCAAAAGATTTCTAGATTCAATTCCTTTAAACTGAAATAAACCTGTGTCAAAATAAAATCCTTTTCGTTTATTCTCTAAAGCTGGATTTTGACTAGATATAGAAATTCCTTCTCCAAAAGCAAAACTTATAGGCAAATAAAATAGATTGGAAATACGAGCCAAAGTTAATATATCGGATTCCCAGTGATTCATGATTCCAAAATGTTTTACAAACAATGCTTCTACTTCAAAGTCCAAAAAACGAATTTTATAACTCAGCGGATAATTAATACCTACCACACCTATAAAAGAATCTCGATAATCCGTTTTTTGAGAAAATAAAATTGGAAGAAGATCGGTTTCAGTATATTTGCCGCCATAAAATAAAAGGTTATACTTATTTGCCTTTTTTACTGTTTCGTCAGCATAAATAGGAAATAACAAAATGAAAAATAAACTAATCCATTTCTTTTTACATAGTAAATATTTTCGTATTTTGGATAGATGATTCAGGCAATTCAAAAATTTCATTTATCTTTTGTGGTTTCTTGTAAATGTTGAAAAAAAACTGATTGAACTTTAATAAAACTAGTTTTTAAAAATAATTTGTAATCCTTACAATACTCTTCTTTATTGGCTTCCAATACCTGCCGTATTTTATCAGGGCTTTCGTAGAGACAGTATTTTTGTAAATGGTCTGGTCTACGATAAGAATTTAACAACGTACCAACGTTAGTCGCAATAAATCCTGTATAAAAAGGCAATACTCCCCAGTAACCTGTTCGACCCTCCGAAGCCAAATTGGTATTTTCTAAAAGTGTTTCTTTGCTATTTTCGACATAAAAAATAAAATCTACTTTTGCTGAATTAGTTAAAAATACTCCAAATGTGAGTGAGAGTAATGACTTACCAGCACTCAAAAAATAATCACTGGAACTCTCCTTTATTTGTGTTTCAATATATACATCTTTGATTTTTTCATTAGAACTTAGATCATGAGTTGGAACACATGATCCGATAGCTGCTTTCACTAAAGAGTCACAAATAATATCAACTAAAACTTGATCTGATGAATAAAACCGGATTAATAATGGTTCAGACTCTGAAACCGTCTGAACTTCGGATTCAGTAATTTGATATGCGCAATTGAAAAAAAATAAAAGAACTAAACAAACTATTTTCATTGAATTTCCTAATATACCACTTTTCCTAAATAAGTTCCGCTATTTTTCACAAAATGGGTATTCCTAATTGCCAAAAGAAAGTTATCTAGTTTTAAATCGGAATTTACTTTTGGCATTTGGTATAAAGATTTCAGTATTCAACTTAAGTTCCAAAAGTAAATTCAAATTTATTTCGTTTTTGCATAGAAATCTATTTGCTGATTTGATTTTTGGTATTAAATAGGAACCCCATAAGTTTTATGTCAAACAAGACAATCATACAATACCAGAAAGGTGCAATGATAGCGATGGCTCATACTCCTAATTCCGGTAACGTTTATATCCTAAAATCTGGGGAAATAAGTATTGAGTCGATTTTTCGATTTAATTCTAAAAACCTAAATAGATATCTCCCCGGCGATACATTTGGTTATGTATCTGCTATTACAAAAAATCCTCATAGTAATACATTAATTGCTGCAACCGATTGTATTGTTATAAAACTTTCTGTAGAAAATTTTTTTGAATATTTAAGACAAAATAAATCTATTTTTTTAAAAATTATATCCTACAATGCCGACAAACTTAGGGCTTTTATAGACCATATCGACCCTTCCAAAAAAGATATTGAGGTTAACAAAGACTATCCAGAGAAATTAGTTCAGAATGCAAAATATTATCTGGAGCATGAACAAACTAAACTAGCATGTTTTTCAATGAAAAAATATCTAGAAGCAAACTTTGCTACAGAGAAAGATCCTGAAAAAGTAATAGAAGCAGAATCATTTCTCAAAAATGAAAATCCAAGGTATGTCTTACCAAAATATCCAAATTACTCAGATGATTCTACTTTTGTTTTAAAAAAAGGAGATATTATTTTTGTAGAAAATGAACCAGAAGATGATTTTTTCTATATTGTAATCCAAGGTTCAATAAAGATAAGCAAGTTAGTAGATGGGCATGAATTTATTTTAGGAATTTTAGGAAAGGGAGAAATTTTTGGTGAAATGGCCATATTGCATGGACGCTCCAGAAATGCAACCGCAGTCGCATTCGAAGACACAATAATTCAAAGATTAACGGCAGACACTATTTTAGAAAAAGTGGACGAACATATTCTTATGAAAATATTTCATGTAATTACTCGAAGGCTCTGGTATGCATTCCACAGAGTATATATGCTTAAAGTAAGTGACCCAAATGTAAAACTTTATATTCAATTACAAATGTTAATTGCTGATGAAATTTCGAAAACAGAACCAGACAAGGTAACAGAAAAATTTATTTTTCGATTTTCTTTACAAGAGTTACAGAGAATGGTTGACGTAATTGATATTAATAGTGAAAGAATTAGTGAATTTTTGTCCGATCCAAATTTTTCTTTTTCCAATGGACTCGTCGTAGTAAAAGATAGATATATATTAGATGAAAAAGTCGATACAGTAAAAAAAAGACATTCTAGGTTGATCAAAGAAATATTAATATAACGAAGATAGAACAAAATGGATCCAAAAAGTATTTTAACAGACCCAAAACTTTCAGCACTTTCTGATTTACCAAATAAATCAAAGGAAGATTCAGCGGATTATATACATATACCAAACTACTCTAAAATTACAAACCTTCTCAAAAGAATTTTGGATATGGCGAGAGATAGGCATAATCAAATTAAAAAATTAAATGGCTCCGAAAATGAAATTGAAACTCTATTAAGCTTAGATTTTTTACACTCCCTCATACATAAAGAAAATTCCTTGAAGGAAACTGAAAAAACACCTGCCGCTGTCAACGGAGCTCTAAAACAAATGTTGGATGTATTTACCAACGGAAAAGAAAAGTATGGATATCTATATCCTATTTTAATTACTGAGCAAAATAAAATTATTCCCAAAATAATGTTATTTGCTCCTCAAAAAGATAAACAAACACGGATTCGCCCCTACAGAGAAAACAGTTTTAATTTTTCTAAAAGGGTAATTGATCAAATGTTATCGACTAGAGCAAAAAACACAAAAAGAATGGAAGACAATGCTGAAATTTCTTTACTTAGATTGAGTAAAAATGGAAGCGAGTGGTTATTTCCTAAAATACTCTCAGTAGAAAGTGAATTAATAAATTTATTAAAAAAAGGATTTCAGCCATATAGTTATATTCCCCTTGATGATTTCATTCAAGATTTTACTGATTATGGATTAAAATCTAATAAATTAGTTCAGATTTTACCAGATTATCACATGATCCAAGAAAAAATAGAATTTACAAGTAACGGTGAATATGCGAAAGTCCCTGAAGTTATTTTCCATTTTAAATCACAAGTAGAAAGTTTAGAAAAATTCGTTCTAAAATATATGGGAGGAATGGCAGAAAAACTAAAATTTCATATTTATAAAACAAATATAACAAGTTATAGAGAAAAGTACAACGTCTCGTATCCAGATGATCCAGATTTAATTAAACAGAGAATGGATGCGTTGTTTGATTTAATTTCAAATTTTCCTGGACTTGTATCACAAGATGAAGGAATCAAAAAGATTCTAGAAACTTGTGAAGAATCGATGAATATATGTAAAAACTTATATTCAAAAATGGATGACCTTGCCCGTTTCAAAGAAAAATATCTTTCGTCCGTATTCTTAGAAAATACTCAACAAAAAATAAATGAACATACAAAGGAAAAATTAACTTTATTTGTATTAGATTTAAATGCAACCTTGAATAAATCGAATATTAAAGATAAACAATTATTATACGAACTTGAAAAAGAATTAAAAGAAATCATCCAAACTAAGTATGGATATTTTGAATCTATGAATAACGAAGGTAAGGAGTTTTTCTACGTTACCCACCCTGGATATTTAACTTGTGTTATTCACAACCTAACTCGATTGTCGATGGAAAATAAGTCTTACCAAAAACAATTAGAAATTTCAAAACTAATTATGGAGAAATTACAAGATTCAAATAGAAGTGATATTGATTCATTGGTAACAGAAGCAGATAAAGAAAGTTTACTAAAAAAAATAGAAGAACTTAGAAATGAAGATACTAAAAGAAGAAATAGAATTCAATTTAAAAATAGTTACAATCTAGTTGCCGGTGTAGCCGGATTTACATTATCACTAGTTTATTTTTTTATACTTTATAATACATACGATGATATTCTTTTTGCACTCCTTAGTATTCCTGTCAGTTTAGTCGTTGGTTTGTTTTTAGCAATTTTATTTAGAAAAAAACCATTTATTGCAAGGTCAGAAAAAGGCGAAACAGATTCTGAAACCGATGAAGAAAACTCTACGAGTGACACAGAAAAAACGAATCTTATTTTAAAAGCATCCGAATCCTATATATTCAAACCCAAATTTAATTCTATTGAAGAAAGAATTCACGATAGATCTAGTCTAAAGGAAACAATTCGTGAAAATTTAAGTATTATCAAAGCAAATTCACAAGTGTTTGCAAAAGAGAAAAGTAATGATAAGATTGTATCTACTATTGAAAATGCTATGTTGTTTTATTCTGCCATAATAACGATTCCATCGGATATCGTTCCCAAGGGAAAGCCAACCATGATTATCCTCAATCGAGGAGATTTAAAAAATCCACATATTCGATCTCAGTTAGCAGAATATTTTAAATTCCAATCCGCGGCAGGAAGAAACAATGGATTATCCTCTTACTATAATTTTCTATACCAAGCAGTAGAAAGAGATTATTTTAAGTATATTAAAGGAAATAATATTTCAAAACTGAAGAAAGAAATCTAACTCTACTCAAATATAATTTTTCGAATAAATTCTTTCTCGACTTCCATTTCGGAAATTCTATTTTTCATAGTAAATATAACTCGGTCGTCACGAGATATCGATAGTTCCCATGGACGACCATCTATTATACAATGAATATAAGACACAAAAGTTTCAGCAAAATGATCTTGTACGTTAGTTGCTGCATACAATGTCGGAAAATTAGTTAGATATAAAGTTGGATATACTTTATCCCAATTTTTATCCAAATCAATTAATTTGGATTTTTCAGCATAAAATATTATTTTAGGTCGTAAAGGAAATAAATTTTGATCATAGATTGATATCTTTTTAGGTCTCCAAACATCTCTAAAAAATGGATGTTTAAATTCCCAGTATTTATCACGAAAGTCAGGTGTTATTTTATATACATTTGAAATAATATGACCCATTTCATGAAGAAGAATATAACGAATCGAATTCTCAATTGTATTATCTTTTTCGTTTTCGATCTTTATTGTAAGGTTTGTCTCCGTTTTGAAAAATGCAGTGTTTTCTTTATAACTAATCCAATCGTTTGCTTTCTTTTTTATAACCCCAGCATCAATAATTATGAAACCTCCAACTGGTAGCGCAGTTTTGCTATCATATACGAACCCTGTAATCCCAGTACCCCCTAAATTTTCACAAAAGTAAATTGCATAAATATATTTATCAAATATATCCCGAACATTTGGATGAAAGGATTTTGAAACCAACTCTATTTTTGTTTTCATGTCCTGCATTGATTCTGTTTCTGAAGGAATCTCAGAAAAACCATCTATTTCATTAATCTCTTTTATATAACTGATTCGATCTTTATCTATATTAAAAACTCGGTTTGTCCAACTACCTACTTTCTGCGGATAATTACTATCTTCCGTAGCTGGATGTTTAGACATCAAATCCGCATACTCATTTATTTCTTTTGAATTTTTATTACAAAAAACTAAGAATAAAATAACTAAGAGTAAATAACGAGTGCCACTTAATAGTTTCATTTTAATTCGTTTACGATTTCTCTATCAGGTAAAATCCAATCCGTATTTGTTTCCATTGTATTCAAAGGGATAAATTCCTGTTTTTGTCGAATTAAGGTTTTTTTGCGGAAATACAAACTTAGTTTTCCTAATTTTTCCGGTCCAGGACATTGAACTGTATAAATATTTTTCTTGAATTTAAAGGAAGAAATTTCAGATTCATTTAAGAAAAAATAGACTGGTTTTACTAAATCAATAGACTTGAGATAATCGTAAGAAGCCCCACTAACATGGAATAATAATTGAACATCTATATTTATATCTTCCACATTAGTAAGCGTATTACTAATTCTGAATTGGATGCCTTCTTGGGTAATTTTTTTTTCTTGGGATGCTTGGAAACTGTTCTCTCTATTTACAATCAAGGGCAGTTTTAAATTTTTTAAAGTTGGATTCAACTCTAAATAATTTAACTCATCTTCCCCAATAAATACAGCATCAAATCCAACTTTGTTCAGCAAACTAAAATGAGCTTTTAAGTTTTCTCCTTTGCCAGAGAAATTACCGCCGGAAATAAGAAATACTTCCCCTCTATGATCACTGACTTTTCTAAGTTCTTGTTTTTTAACTTCTGAAATGGTTGCCAACCCTTTTCGTCCATCTATATCAAACTCATAATTTCCATTCATATCACAAAAATAAAGAATAATAAACTCTCTATCGGAAATAGAAATTGGCTGATTTGAAATGAAACAAAAAAGAAAAAGAAGAGAAAGTATGACTTTTTTCATATTTTCATTATCGTCTCATTACATAATCTTCTCCATTATTTGCAGAAGATTTTCGGAGGAACAATCGATTCTTTGCTTCGAGACCCAGAATAACTTGGTATAGATCAGTTAAAATAGGACGAGATGAATAATACCCATGTCCTAAACCAGCAAGCCCCATGACTGGAGAATCGACTGGATTTACATTGATCATATCTATCCCTGAATACTTTTCACATGAGCCTACCCTTTTATTTTGATTTACTTTACTAGAAGCAACTAAAGCATTATCTCCTGGTGAACAATAGACTGTTATCCGCTCAGCCGATTTTTTTAAATTTTCTGCAATACTTCTAAATTCAGAAGAATCAAAGTCCGGGGCATTTAAAATCATTTCTTGAATTAATTTTGGTTTATTCAGATTAGCCAACGCTGGCAATACAACTTGATGCCCCATAGAATGTACTATTAAATGAACTTTTTTCCCAGTTGTTTCTAAGTTGCTTAAAAACTCTTTGAATGTAAAAATAGACGCTTTGGCATTTGTCAAATTGTTTTGATACGTTCCTTTTATGAAAAGTTGATTTAAAACGCCGTCCTCTGCACCGGCTGGCCATGAGAATAATATGACTTCGCCTGCAAACTTTAGATCATATTTAATTTGAGCAGCTCTTAAAACAGCTTCTTCAAATTTAACATTGAATCCGTGAACAAAAACAATAATTTCTGGAAAAGAATTTTTAGAAATTTCTTGCCTAAGACCTTCAAATTCTGCAATTGATTTATGGTTTTCTAATTTGTAATATTTCTCACTACTTCCAGACTCGTCTTGATCTAAACTTCCTATATCATGTGAAGCAGGAACGATGACTTCACAAGCTCCAAATTTTATTGAAGGGTCTAACTGTGTTGAATAATATTTGTTAGAACAAGATACTTCATTTGATATAGTTTTACGCAAAGTAGAAAATAAAACTTTTATGGGAACCGTTGTATCATATGGATGAACGATTCGTTCATTCAATTGTGTTTTCATATTTTTCACTTCTGTTTGAGTGCCCTGACAATAAAAAAGATTCATTATGAATCCAATAAGTAAAATTTTTTTCATTTGAAACCATCCTAATTTAATAAAGTTATGTGATAGAGCTGGAATATAAATTGTTAACAATAGGCATTAAAAGTCGAGCCAGTTTTTCATTCCATATAGAAAGATGCAAAGTCTTTTTATATGGAATTATCTAGAAACTAAAACCTTTAATATATGCAGTTGGATTGACGGATTTTTCATTTTTAATGAGTTCAAAATGTAAGTGTGCACCAAAACAATACCCAGTACAGCCAGATCGAGAAATAACTTTTCCACCGGTCACATAATCACCTTCTCTTACGTATAACTTAGAGTTATGCGCATAAAGAGTCTTTAAGTTTCCTGAATGTTCAATGATAACTACGTTACCGTATCCACCCATCCAACCACTGTAAATTACTTTTCCAGATCTTGCGGCACGAACAGGCTCATAGTTTGCACGTAAGTCAAGGGCATCATGGTACTGGTATCGAGGATAAGAGCGCCAACCAAATCCAGAAGTAATGATACTGGAGGCTACAGGCGAATACCAAACTGGAGTCGGATCCGGTATAATTGCACCTGGTAAAAATATTTTTTGACCAGGTAAAAAAATATCTGAATCTTCTAATTTATTTTCTTCGATTACTTCATCAATACTTACTTTATAGATACTAGCTATTTTTGCTAGTGTATCGCCATTTTTAAATTTATAAAGTAATCCTCGCCTATTGGGAATACTTAGCATAGTTCCGGGGAAAATCTTATCATCAGGTTTTAAATTAGATGCTTCTCGAATTGCTTCTGGAGTAACATTAAAACTAGAAGAAATAGACTGAACTGAATCAGTATCTTTTACTCGATAAGAAATGAATTTTGCTCTGTTTTTATCATTAGAATCTGAAGATTTTATAATTGCTAATTTCTGCTTTTCTGTTTGTTTTAAATAATTTTCATCCGCATTTTTTGCAATTTTGTCTCGCTCATCGTTTTCGACTATTTCTTCTTGCAATATTTCCTGCGGCTCGATCATCGCGGAAGTAGGATTTGTTCCTAATACTAGATAAGAAGTTATAAGTGTAGCGACAGTTAATAGAGGGATGATTTTGAAATGATTTCTTTTAAAGTCAATATCTCCATATACTAGACCTTTTTCTCCAATATAAGAGTAATGAAGATTTCCAGCACCTAGGTAAATTAATGTAAATTTTTCAGTTCTTAGTAGTTCTTTACCGTGCGGAAGTTTTCTAGGTCTTTGGAATATCATAAAATATTACATTTAAAAAGTAAAAATTGATAGGTAAAATACTACTACCTTTATAAAATTGACTCTAATTAAGACAACAATATTACTTTTAAAATATCGGCAGATTTTTCTATTCTACCCTTTCATCTCCTTGGAAAATATTCTTTTTGACTTTCTTCTTTTGCGGTGGTTTAACCGGTTTGATTGATATAGTAACTGGTTTAGGAGTTTCTACTTTCTTTTTTTTGACTTTTGGCACTTCTTTTTCTTTGAAAGTATTCGATACAGGGGCTGAAGGTGCCGTAATATCTTCAGGAATATCCATATCAGGATTGTATCCTCTATGATCTTCGCAAACGTCCTTACTTAGAGTATCCTTTATAAAATATTCGTCGTAGGTTTTAGAACATCTCGACCCGGGTATTTTTCCAGATATGGAGCAAACTTTCCGAGAAAACACGTTTAGCCCTTCTCCAAAATTGAACTCTTTCTGAGGTTCTCCCTTAAGTGCATTTACCATAAATTTGCCCCAAAGAGGAGTTGCAACCACCCCACCAGACATTCCTTTCCCTAAAGAAATAGTTCCTGTATCATAACCAATCCATACAGAACTCACTAATTCCGGCGTATAACCAAC
Coding sequences within it:
- a CDS encoding peptidoglycan DD-metalloendopeptidase family protein; protein product: MIFQRPRKLPHGKELLRTEKFTLIYLGAGNLHYSYIGEKGLVYGDIDFKRNHFKIIPLLTVATLITSYLVLGTNPTSAMIEPQEILQEEIVENDERDKIAKNADENYLKQTEKQKLAIIKSSDSNDKNRAKFISYRVKDTDSVQSISSSFNVTPEAIREASNLKPDDKIFPGTMLSIPNRRGLLYKFKNGDTLAKIASIYKVSIDEVIEENKLEDSDIFLPGQKIFLPGAIIPDPTPVWYSPVASSIITSGFGWRSYPRYQYHDALDLRANYEPVRAARSGKVIYSGWMGGYGNVVIIEHSGNLKTLYAHNSKLYVREGDYVTGGKVISRSGCTGYCFGAHLHFELIKNEKSVNPTAYIKGFSF
- a CDS encoding alpha/beta hydrolase, giving the protein MKKILLIGFIMNLFYCQGTQTEVKNMKTQLNERIVHPYDTTVPIKVLFSTLRKTISNEVSCSNKYYSTQLDPSIKFGACEVIVPASHDIGSLDQDESGSSEKYYKLENHKSIAEFEGLRQEISKNSFPEIIVFVHGFNVKFEEAVLRAAQIKYDLKFAGEVILFSWPAGAEDGVLNQLFIKGTYQNNLTNAKASIFTFKEFLSNLETTGKKVHLIVHSMGHQVVLPALANLNKPKLIQEMILNAPDFDSSEFRSIAENLKKSAERITVYCSPGDNALVASSKVNQNKRVGSCEKYSGIDMINVNPVDSPVMGLAGLGHGYYSSRPILTDLYQVILGLEAKNRLFLRKSSANNGEDYVMRR
- a CDS encoding cyclic nucleotide-binding domain-containing protein gives rise to the protein MSNKTIIQYQKGAMIAMAHTPNSGNVYILKSGEISIESIFRFNSKNLNRYLPGDTFGYVSAITKNPHSNTLIAATDCIVIKLSVENFFEYLRQNKSIFLKIISYNADKLRAFIDHIDPSKKDIEVNKDYPEKLVQNAKYYLEHEQTKLACFSMKKYLEANFATEKDPEKVIEAESFLKNENPRYVLPKYPNYSDDSTFVLKKGDIIFVENEPEDDFFYIVIQGSIKISKLVDGHEFILGILGKGEIFGEMAILHGRSRNATAVAFEDTIIQRLTADTILEKVDEHILMKIFHVITRRLWYAFHRVYMLKVSDPNVKLYIQLQMLIADEISKTEPDKVTEKFIFRFSLQELQRMVDVIDINSERISEFLSDPNFSFSNGLVVVKDRYILDEKVDTVKKRHSRLIKEILI
- a CDS encoding ammonium transporter; translation: MIKFFILFIYFTITIFSQEVVTDEIKTSSDNLIQSVQEELKILQEANLAEKLETSKLRSEINLLWVCIAAFLVFFMQTGFALVEAGFTRAKNTVNILMKNLSDFTIGSICFWLFGFSLMFGPLLIQEFGIGKISFLETSLLLVDGKPSPEKYGFFLFQLVFAATATTIVSGAMAERTKFTAYLLFSFLMTGFIYPIFGSFVWSNLFDANNTGFLAKMGFIDFAGSTVVHSIGGWAGLAGTIVLKPRLGRYQAGGTIIPILGHNMTIAAMGVFILWLGWFGFNPGSTGVIDGGSFAIIAITTNMAAASGAISAMVLSWLLFKKPDIGITLNGGLAGLVAITASCNNVGITSSVIIGLIGGLLVVGGVLLLDKIGIDDPVGAVSVHGFNGAWGTLAVGLFADANFGGGPNGLFFGGGFSLLGIQAFGVLLAFLWAFLLSFAVFYLIDKAFGIRVSEDEEIIGLDLLEHGNEAYPDYKS